The Zingiber officinale cultivar Zhangliang chromosome 9A, Zo_v1.1, whole genome shotgun sequence genome window below encodes:
- the LOC122021885 gene encoding thioredoxin-like 1-1, chloroplastic isoform X1, with the protein MGNGAWGKVPMAVSLRNGFCFFCAYDIGLEKREGDAPALDFFPWKSDFKGSRILEKEQKSHPISPIKMQGQTPMDVAQTLGWWQKKTAPNMEEVESIDQLEHMLLNAEDKLVVVEFLSPQCGGCKALHPKICQQAELNSSAMFLKVNFDQHRGMCRSLGVPVLPFFQFYRGAEGRVCSFSCTNANIQKFKDAVKKHGKCGRKFEPAESLEELEKMKLASNAHIEFSCGMPSSSSEDFKSI; encoded by the exons ATGGGGAATGGGGCATGGGGCAAAG TTCCAATGGCGGTTTCTTTGAGGAATGGCTTCTGTTTCTTTTGTGCTTATGATATTGGATtggagaaaagggaaggagatgcTCCGGCTTTAGATTTTTTTCCTTGGAAGAGTGATTTCAAAGGCAGCCGAATACTGGAGAAGGAACAGAAAAGCCACCCAATTTCCCCAATAAAA ATGCAGGGTCAAACTCCAATGGATGTTGCTCAAACTCTGGGGTGGTGGCAGAAGAAGACGGCGCCAAACATGGAGGAGGTAGAATCAATAGACCAACTCGAGCACATGCTGCTAAACGCCGAGGACAAACTTGTCGTCGTTGAATTCCTTTCTCCCCAATGCGGAGGCTGCAAGGCTCTGCACCCAAAG ATTTGCCAACAAGCTGAGTTGAATTCTAGCGCGATGTTTCTGAAAGTCAACTTTGATCAGCACAGAGGTATGTGTAGAAGCCTTGGCGTTCCAGTTCTTCCCTTCTTCCAGTTCTACAGAGGAGCTGAAGGCCGTGTTTGCAGCTTCAGCTGCACAAATGCAAAT ATACAGAAGTTCAAGGATGCGGTTAAGAAACACGGGAAGTGCGGACGAAAGTTTGAACCCGCGGAAAGTTTAGAAGAGTTGGAGAAGATGAAATTAGCTTCAAATGCGCATATAGAGTTTAGTTGTGGAATGCCATCGTCGTCGTCTGAGGATTTTAAGTCTATCTGA
- the LOC122021885 gene encoding thioredoxin-like 1-1, chloroplastic isoform X2, translating to MGNGAWGKVPMAVSLRNGFCFFCAYDIGLEKREGDAPALDFFPWKSDFKGSRILEKEQKSHPISPIKGQTPMDVAQTLGWWQKKTAPNMEEVESIDQLEHMLLNAEDKLVVVEFLSPQCGGCKALHPKICQQAELNSSAMFLKVNFDQHRGMCRSLGVPVLPFFQFYRGAEGRVCSFSCTNANIQKFKDAVKKHGKCGRKFEPAESLEELEKMKLASNAHIEFSCGMPSSSSEDFKSI from the exons ATGGGGAATGGGGCATGGGGCAAAG TTCCAATGGCGGTTTCTTTGAGGAATGGCTTCTGTTTCTTTTGTGCTTATGATATTGGATtggagaaaagggaaggagatgcTCCGGCTTTAGATTTTTTTCCTTGGAAGAGTGATTTCAAAGGCAGCCGAATACTGGAGAAGGAACAGAAAAGCCACCCAATTTCCCCAATAAAA GGTCAAACTCCAATGGATGTTGCTCAAACTCTGGGGTGGTGGCAGAAGAAGACGGCGCCAAACATGGAGGAGGTAGAATCAATAGACCAACTCGAGCACATGCTGCTAAACGCCGAGGACAAACTTGTCGTCGTTGAATTCCTTTCTCCCCAATGCGGAGGCTGCAAGGCTCTGCACCCAAAG ATTTGCCAACAAGCTGAGTTGAATTCTAGCGCGATGTTTCTGAAAGTCAACTTTGATCAGCACAGAGGTATGTGTAGAAGCCTTGGCGTTCCAGTTCTTCCCTTCTTCCAGTTCTACAGAGGAGCTGAAGGCCGTGTTTGCAGCTTCAGCTGCACAAATGCAAAT ATACAGAAGTTCAAGGATGCGGTTAAGAAACACGGGAAGTGCGGACGAAAGTTTGAACCCGCGGAAAGTTTAGAAGAGTTGGAGAAGATGAAATTAGCTTCAAATGCGCATATAGAGTTTAGTTGTGGAATGCCATCGTCGTCGTCTGAGGATTTTAAGTCTATCTGA